A genome region from Halorubellus sp. JP-L1 includes the following:
- the rpl18a gene encoding 50S ribosomal protein L18Ae — protein MSEFTIRGTFQTHRGERAFETTIDATNENVAREHTFANFGGRHGLNRQQVEIEEVEAQ, from the coding sequence ATGAGTGAGTTTACTATCCGCGGTACGTTCCAGACCCACCGTGGGGAGCGAGCGTTCGAGACGACAATCGACGCGACGAACGAGAACGTCGCTCGCGAGCACACGTTCGCGAACTTCGGCGGCCGGCACGGCCTGAACCGTCAGCAGGTCGAGATCGAGGAGGTCGAAGCACAATGA